One part of the Bacteroidia bacterium genome encodes these proteins:
- a CDS encoding SRPBCC family protein: protein MIDLKFDTKINKPIEEVWRFIIDEFPNAHHWATGTPTCRKGTESEDFDRVCDTETGRLMDTITKIDHENHVLEFSVKGLPFFVRSVVSSWKLSKLSNTQTEITLGPRIEVMPVIGTLMQIPMKIAFKKLYPGLLNDLTTFIETGKPSPRKQKEIDSSN, encoded by the coding sequence ATGATCGATTTGAAATTTGACACCAAAATCAACAAACCCATCGAAGAAGTATGGAGATTTATTATTGACGAATTTCCAAACGCCCATCACTGGGCTACTGGGACACCTACTTGCAGAAAAGGAACGGAATCCGAAGATTTTGACAGAGTCTGTGACACAGAAACGGGAAGGCTCATGGATACAATCACGAAAATTGATCACGAAAATCATGTGCTCGAATTTTCGGTCAAGGGATTGCCCTTTTTTGTTCGATCCGTAGTGAGTAGCTGGAAGCTATCTAAACTTTCCAATACACAAACAGAAATTACGCTTGGACCACGAATTGAAGTTATGCCAGTCATTGGGACCCTTATGCAAATCCCGATGAAAATAGCATTTAAGAAACTTTATCCCGGATTGCTTAATGATTTGACAACCTTTATTGAAACCGGCAAACCTTCACCGAGAAAGCAAAAGGAGATTGACAGTAGCAATTAA
- a CDS encoding GNAT family N-acetyltransferase has product MAFHFRQAGSSDSEALRKLAISSYGQFKEVLSEKNWTILNKNLKEEDSYLHMLKIASCFVCEYEDKIIGVAYLVPSGNPTEIFDSRWCYIRMVGVDPSFRGNGIARKLTEMCIAYAKQSKEKIIALHTSEFMDAARHLYESLGFERIKELDPIFGKRYWLYQLKLA; this is encoded by the coding sequence ATGGCATTCCATTTTCGACAAGCCGGTAGTTCTGATAGTGAGGCTTTGCGGAAACTTGCGATAAGTTCCTATGGACAATTTAAAGAAGTCCTGTCCGAAAAAAACTGGACCATCTTGAATAAGAATTTGAAGGAAGAGGATTCTTATTTACACATGCTAAAGATCGCAAGCTGTTTTGTATGTGAGTATGAAGACAAAATCATCGGTGTAGCTTATCTGGTGCCAAGTGGAAATCCTACCGAAATATTCGATTCCCGTTGGTGCTACATCCGGATGGTAGGGGTAGATCCGAGTTTTAGAGGAAATGGCATCGCCCGTAAACTCACGGAAATGTGCATAGCCTATGCAAAGCAGTCAAAAGAAAAAATCATTGCCCTGCACACCTCCGAATTCATGGATGCAGCCCGACACCTCTACGAAAGCCTGGGCTTTGAGAGAATTAAGGAACTCGATCCTATTTTCGGCAAAAGGTACTGGCTTTATCAGTTGAAATTAGCTTGA
- a CDS encoding serine hydrolase, which yields MKTIIQVLGLFCLTISLYGQQADIPPLVKLTPESVGFIQDSLDMIDDTIYNSPQPNFIGLMVIKDNKLAVEYYYHQYWRNHIHDIRSAGKSITALMLGIAIKEGLVQDVNQYVYDFFPKEKYPDIHEDYKKIKLIHLLNMVSGLDANSDDNSTPGNAGKWIGRDEWVKYILSIPLAHEPGEKWIYADINAVLIGAIIEEKSGMSLRDFAKEKVFDPLDIKEFYWYTNAANQTGAAGNLYLSTLDFAKLGLLVANKGKWEDKQLADYEYMDRLLKEESPAIGNYNPLADGYGMLWYRSHRTFGKRKANYLWASGNGGNHLVIIPEENMVIAMTSSGYSLGLPHARAYYIVGKLINALKK from the coding sequence ATGAAAACAATCATCCAGGTCTTAGGCCTATTCTGCTTAACTATTTCCTTGTATGGACAACAGGCAGACATCCCTCCCTTAGTCAAGCTTACTCCAGAAAGTGTCGGATTTATTCAGGATTCCCTTGATATGATTGATGATACCATTTATAATTCTCCACAGCCTAATTTCATTGGATTGATGGTTATCAAAGACAACAAATTAGCGGTGGAGTACTATTACCATCAATATTGGAGGAATCACATCCACGATATCCGGTCTGCAGGCAAGAGTATTACCGCTTTAATGTTAGGAATTGCGATCAAAGAAGGCTTGGTTCAGGATGTAAATCAATATGTCTACGATTTCTTCCCTAAAGAAAAGTATCCGGATATACACGAAGACTATAAGAAAATCAAGCTTATTCATCTCCTGAATATGGTTTCAGGATTAGATGCTAATTCAGATGATAATAGCACCCCCGGAAATGCCGGAAAATGGATAGGCAGGGATGAATGGGTAAAATACATCTTGAGTATCCCGCTGGCTCATGAGCCAGGAGAAAAATGGATTTATGCAGATATCAATGCTGTATTAATCGGGGCCATCATTGAAGAAAAATCCGGTATGAGCCTGAGAGATTTTGCCAAAGAGAAAGTATTTGATCCACTTGATATTAAAGAGTTTTACTGGTACACCAATGCAGCAAATCAGACGGGGGCTGCTGGGAACCTATATCTCTCTACCCTGGATTTTGCAAAGCTGGGCTTGCTTGTAGCAAACAAAGGCAAATGGGAAGATAAACAATTAGCCGATTATGAATATATGGATCGTTTGTTGAAAGAGGAATCTCCTGCTATTGGAAATTATAATCCTTTGGCTGATGGCTATGGTATGCTTTGGTACAGATCCCATAGGACATTTGGAAAAAGAAAAGCAAACTATCTCTGGGCTTCTGGAAATGGGGGAAATCATTTGGTGATTATTCCTGAAGAAAATATGGTTATTGCGATGACCTCTTCGGGTTATAGTCTGGGTCTCCCTCATGCAAGGGCCTATTATATTGTAGGTAAGCTTATCAATGCACTAAAAAAATAG
- a CDS encoding tetratricopeptide repeat protein: protein MKKILILILSLISYFNTFAQEGNTFFTWKQYSEKWEEELLEAYDFYKKIEANEFPEYALGHIIFIFNSDTKEKLEKLSTRLSEFNCSSLEISEGYTSGFKLSGQTERFPITKDNVIFWHLAFYKEGYAFDSELAHYGISTKKEKLEFLNYSADKEKAYYQKAVEAYKEGNLFGAIVNWNNSLKVNQKDYFSYYDLGYAKNELGMFKDAMKDFDKSIEINPKYYSAIVARGTLSDENKEYDIAITYYNRAVALEPTNPQAYFNKGNTYFNKNDRKEACLLWNKAKELGAKYAAERIKEVCN, encoded by the coding sequence ATGAAAAAAATACTCATACTTATCCTTTCATTGATAAGCTATTTTAATACTTTCGCACAAGAAGGGAATACCTTTTTCACCTGGAAACAATATTCAGAAAAATGGGAAGAAGAACTGCTTGAAGCATATGATTTCTATAAAAAAATCGAAGCAAATGAATTTCCAGAATATGCGCTTGGGCACATAATTTTCATTTTCAATAGTGATACAAAAGAGAAGCTAGAGAAACTCTCCACGAGATTATCGGAATTCAATTGTTCATCTTTGGAGATTTCGGAAGGTTATACTTCTGGCTTTAAATTAAGTGGGCAGACCGAAAGATTCCCGATAACCAAAGACAATGTCATATTTTGGCATCTAGCATTTTATAAAGAAGGCTATGCATTTGATTCAGAGCTTGCGCATTATGGAATATCTACCAAAAAAGAAAAGCTTGAATTTCTGAACTACTCCGCAGATAAAGAAAAAGCCTATTACCAGAAAGCCGTTGAAGCATATAAAGAAGGGAACTTATTTGGGGCCATTGTAAATTGGAATAATAGCCTGAAAGTAAACCAGAAAGATTACTTTTCTTATTACGATCTCGGATATGCAAAAAATGAATTGGGTATGTTCAAAGATGCTATGAAGGACTTTGATAAATCCATTGAAATAAATCCAAAATACTACAGTGCAATTGTTGCAAGAGGGACATTAAGTGATGAGAACAAAGAATATGATATAGCTATCACCTATTATAACAGAGCAGTAGCATTAGAACCGACGAACCCTCAGGCATATTTTAATAAAGGGAATACGTATTTTAATAAAAATGATCGAAAAGAAGCTTGCTTGCTTTGGAACAAGGCAAAAGAGTTAGGTGCGAAATATGCAGCAGAAAGAATAAAGGAAGTGTGCAATTAG
- a CDS encoding TetR/AcrR family transcriptional regulator — MTKKEAILHAALKLLVKKGVHNTPMSEIAKAAGTGMGTIYNYFPNKEALINAIYLRIREREEALFLEVDTDKPIKSQFENYLTVLIEFFIEHPSYFQFMEHLHASPIITKENKARGGKSEEMVALLLKKGQKERIIKNIGIDELLMFIGGTISAYLRWYFTKQKAKPSSLKNQIQMVWDGIKG, encoded by the coding sequence GTGACAAAAAAAGAAGCCATTCTACATGCAGCTCTGAAACTCCTCGTTAAAAAAGGAGTTCATAATACGCCTATGTCGGAAATTGCGAAAGCTGCCGGTACAGGAATGGGAACCATCTATAACTATTTTCCTAACAAAGAGGCCTTGATCAATGCAATCTACCTTCGCATCAGAGAACGAGAAGAAGCTTTGTTCCTCGAAGTAGATACAGATAAGCCCATAAAAAGCCAGTTCGAGAACTACCTGACAGTCTTAATTGAGTTCTTTATAGAGCATCCTTCCTATTTCCAGTTCATGGAGCACCTGCATGCTTCCCCAATAATTACAAAGGAAAACAAAGCGAGGGGAGGGAAATCGGAAGAAATGGTTGCTTTACTTTTGAAAAAAGGACAGAAAGAAAGAATCATCAAAAACATAGGCATAGACGAATTGCTGATGTTTATAGGCGGAACTATTTCGGCTTATTTACGCTGGTATTTTACCAAACAGAAAGCGAAGCCCTCCTCCTTAAAAAACCAGATTCAAATGGTTTGGGATGGAATTAAAGGATAA
- a CDS encoding phosphotransferase: MNEYFSSIILQNTGASSLSEKEMIQELWSGYGKIVRVGLENASVDSVVVKHVQLPINKNHPRGWNSDIGHQRKLKSYRVETNWYKTYSKKSAARVPHCLALETRDDEVLMLLEDLDEAGYPFRKRSVSWDEIAECLAWLAQFHASFLGESPDGLWEVGTYWHLETRPQELAVLNDQPLIEAAPLIDNKLNTCAYRTFVHGDAKLANFCFAEDGQVAGVDFQYVGGGCGMKDVSYFIGSCLNERECERLEDQILDTYFQCLQNELAERNEALEAEWRSLYRVAWADFHRFLKGWSPGHWKINSYSERVLAEVINNL, from the coding sequence ATGAACGAATATTTTAGCTCGATAATTCTGCAGAACACGGGAGCCTCTTCTTTATCGGAAAAAGAGATGATCCAGGAATTGTGGAGTGGGTATGGGAAAATTGTGAGAGTTGGATTGGAAAATGCCTCTGTCGATAGTGTAGTAGTAAAACACGTGCAATTACCCATAAATAAAAACCACCCGCGAGGATGGAATAGCGATATCGGTCATCAACGAAAATTGAAGTCATACAGAGTTGAAACGAACTGGTATAAAACATACAGTAAAAAGAGTGCTGCCCGAGTTCCGCATTGTTTGGCTCTTGAAACCCGCGATGATGAAGTGCTGATGCTCTTGGAGGATTTGGATGAAGCCGGCTATCCCTTTCGGAAGCGATCTGTTTCCTGGGATGAAATAGCCGAATGCCTGGCCTGGCTGGCACAATTTCATGCAAGCTTTCTGGGAGAGTCTCCGGATGGACTTTGGGAAGTTGGCACCTACTGGCATTTGGAAACCAGGCCTCAGGAATTAGCTGTTCTGAATGATCAGCCTTTGATCGAAGCGGCTCCTTTGATTGACAATAAACTGAATACTTGTGCATACAGAACTTTTGTGCATGGGGATGCAAAATTGGCAAATTTTTGTTTTGCAGAGGATGGACAAGTAGCTGGGGTGGATTTTCAGTATGTAGGAGGGGGTTGTGGAATGAAAGATGTGTCCTACTTTATCGGAAGTTGTTTGAATGAAAGAGAATGTGAACGCCTGGAAGATCAAATCCTGGATACCTATTTCCAATGCTTGCAAAATGAATTGGCAGAACGAAATGAAGCCCTGGAAGCGGAATGGAGGTCTTTGTATAGAGTCGCCTGGGCGGACTTTCACCGCTTTTTAAAAGGCTGGAGTCCGGGCCACTGGAAAATAAATAGTTATAGTGAACGAGTACTTGCTGAAGTGATCAATAATCTGTAA
- a CDS encoding ankyrin repeat domain-containing protein: MSSKGESIYKAWEKAIKEIDLESISTLIVESPKLINQGIIHYRGNGTTFQTLPLNMVNNSLEATKLLIANGADPNEYGEANVLALHNASAEVTKYLISKGADVNRIGAEECSPLMYEVYMHNYENVNILIEHGAEVTYQSNYDGYTSLHWAARKGDLQIVKILLKHGAKINAVNNKHQTAEDLAKENNHVKVFEYLKKEASS; encoded by the coding sequence ATGAGTTCTAAAGGTGAATCTATTTATAAGGCATGGGAGAAAGCTATAAAGGAAATAGATTTGGAGTCAATTTCTACTTTAATAGTAGAATCCCCGAAACTCATAAATCAAGGAATTATTCATTATCGAGGGAATGGAACAACATTCCAAACTCTCCCCTTAAACATGGTAAATAATTCCTTAGAAGCCACAAAACTACTCATAGCAAATGGAGCTGACCCAAATGAATATGGAGAGGCAAATGTTCTAGCATTACATAATGCCTCTGCAGAAGTCACGAAATATTTAATCTCAAAAGGCGCCGATGTTAATCGAATTGGTGCTGAAGAATGTTCGCCATTAATGTATGAAGTCTACATGCACAATTATGAAAATGTAAATATTCTTATCGAGCATGGAGCTGAAGTTACTTATCAAAGTAATTATGATGGATATACATCACTTCATTGGGCTGCGAGAAAGGGAGATTTACAAATTGTCAAAATACTTTTGAAGCATGGAGCGAAAATAAATGCCGTGAATAACAAGCATCAAACAGCTGAAGATTTAGCAAAAGAAAATAATCATGTGAAAGTTTTCGAGTATTTAAAAAAAGAAGCCAGCTCCTAA
- a CDS encoding YdeI/OmpD-associated family protein encodes MNTYCPENKEAWRNWLKKNHLIEDSIWLIFNKKSSPNPNLNWSEAVDEALCFGWIDSTKRSIDSEKYMQYFCKRKARSNWSKINKDKVKVLIEQGLMADAGLKSIEIAKENGSWTILDGVEALVIPEDLAEEFANYKGSGEYFDSLSKSAKKILLYWVVSAKRKETRQKRILEIAKNASQKLKPKQFR; translated from the coding sequence ATGAATACTTATTGTCCTGAAAATAAAGAAGCGTGGAGAAATTGGCTTAAAAAAAACCATCTGATAGAGGATTCAATATGGTTGATTTTTAACAAAAAAAGTTCTCCAAACCCTAATTTAAACTGGAGTGAAGCAGTCGATGAAGCTCTTTGCTTTGGTTGGATAGATAGTACCAAAAGGTCCATCGATAGCGAAAAGTACATGCAGTATTTTTGCAAAAGAAAAGCCAGGAGTAATTGGTCAAAAATAAATAAGGATAAAGTGAAAGTCTTAATTGAACAAGGACTTATGGCAGATGCAGGCCTCAAAAGCATCGAGATTGCAAAAGAAAATGGTTCCTGGACAATTTTAGATGGAGTCGAAGCACTTGTAATCCCAGAAGATTTAGCAGAAGAATTTGCAAATTATAAGGGCTCGGGAGAATACTTTGATAGCCTAAGCAAGTCTGCAAAAAAGATTTTATTGTATTGGGTTGTCTCTGCTAAAAGAAAAGAGACAAGACAAAAGAGGATTTTAGAAATCGCAAAAAATGCAAGTCAAAAATTGAAACCCAAACAGTTCAGATAA
- a CDS encoding DUF5916 domain-containing protein, whose product MKIYSLLLLLSLWSLHSFAQEVNMIQPDSIKKELEALEVEETIKVDGKLSEAAWQKVKASPRFTQVDPYQGAAPNFETKIKVLYNQKYLYLGVICLDSLGKDALRATDFKRDFNFRTHDLITLCFDGFNDERNAMSIAVNPYGVQRDYLSFDALYFDIEWDGLWRTRTTRTDSGWVAEIAIPWKTLRYPKTDAKTQDWGFQLYRNRRLTNEITAFSEFPRAFGAARMDYAGKITQLQPPPPSPNIQVKPYMLTAFNQYKGPDPDRAAENTDFKVGGELKWAITPKDVLDLTVNTDFAQADVDRQVNNTSRFSVFFPERRQFFLENASLFGINVGPSTGGSGEALRIQPFFSRRIGLNDDGSPIPIDFGGRFVHRSSSQNYGGMMIRQRASGNSPMTDFLIGRFSQNLGKQSRIGGLGTVKHNANNTNVSGTLDAFIRLDKSHSINTLLSYAGTNNGGRQGFAGIAQYLYSTNKWQGWLTQSVISQNYNPELGFISRSNVISTTPGIVRFFRGEKLPFKKWLRAYEPSVNAQFYHEASTGLLVERQFRFWPLYLNFQGGGYLGYGLIAQYQRLTNSFNPLGINISEGEYDFLNQSLFFGSDGSKKLSVNGGLNWGEYFDGKLQTLNLNLRFAPIPHISLGTRFNRNRFQNVGQAQITRTIDLYGLEGRFAINPRLQLSAFFQHNSSNDLYNVNIRFSWEYQPLSFIYIVYNRQDFQLDVIDRQLENQVIGKISLLRQF is encoded by the coding sequence ATGAAGATTTACTCCCTCCTCCTTCTACTATCTCTTTGGAGCTTACATAGCTTTGCTCAAGAAGTAAATATGATCCAGCCGGATTCCATCAAAAAGGAATTGGAAGCCCTGGAGGTTGAGGAAACAATCAAGGTGGATGGAAAATTGAGCGAAGCTGCCTGGCAAAAGGTCAAGGCTTCTCCTCGCTTTACGCAGGTCGATCCTTATCAGGGGGCAGCTCCCAATTTCGAAACCAAAATCAAAGTCCTATATAATCAAAAATACCTTTACCTCGGTGTCATTTGTTTGGACAGTTTGGGGAAAGACGCCCTTCGAGCGACAGACTTCAAGCGGGATTTCAACTTTCGAACCCATGACCTCATTACGCTATGTTTTGACGGCTTTAATGACGAAAGAAATGCCATGTCTATAGCCGTCAATCCCTACGGAGTACAGCGGGATTATCTTTCCTTTGATGCCCTCTACTTTGACATCGAATGGGACGGACTTTGGCGAACTCGTACCACGCGTACAGATTCGGGCTGGGTGGCAGAGATAGCCATTCCCTGGAAAACCCTGCGCTATCCTAAAACGGATGCAAAGACCCAGGATTGGGGCTTTCAACTCTACAGAAACCGAAGACTGACAAATGAAATTACGGCCTTCTCCGAATTTCCCCGTGCATTTGGCGCAGCTCGCATGGACTACGCCGGTAAAATCACCCAATTGCAGCCTCCGCCTCCCAGCCCCAATATTCAAGTCAAGCCCTATATGCTCACAGCCTTCAACCAATACAAGGGTCCCGATCCCGACAGAGCTGCAGAGAATACCGATTTCAAAGTTGGGGGTGAACTAAAATGGGCCATTACTCCTAAAGATGTACTGGACCTGACCGTCAATACAGATTTTGCCCAGGCCGATGTAGATCGACAAGTCAACAATACTTCTCGCTTTTCCGTCTTTTTTCCGGAAAGGCGTCAATTCTTTTTGGAGAATGCCTCCCTCTTTGGGATCAATGTAGGTCCCAGTACAGGAGGTTCCGGGGAAGCACTCCGTATTCAACCCTTCTTCAGTAGGCGAATTGGCCTGAACGATGATGGAAGTCCGATTCCCATTGACTTTGGCGGACGCTTTGTCCATCGCTCCTCCAGCCAGAACTATGGCGGCATGATGATCAGACAGCGAGCAAGTGGCAATAGTCCCATGACAGATTTTCTGATCGGCCGTTTCTCGCAAAACCTCGGCAAGCAAAGCCGCATCGGAGGCTTAGGAACCGTTAAGCACAATGCGAATAATACCAATGTCTCTGGCACCCTCGACGCCTTCATTCGCCTGGATAAATCCCATTCCATCAATACCCTGCTCAGTTATGCAGGAACCAACAATGGAGGCAGACAAGGCTTTGCCGGAATTGCCCAATACCTCTACTCCACCAACAAATGGCAAGGCTGGTTGACACAATCGGTAATCAGCCAGAACTATAATCCAGAACTGGGCTTCATTTCACGTAGCAATGTCATCAGCACTACGCCGGGCATCGTTCGTTTTTTTCGAGGCGAAAAACTTCCCTTTAAAAAATGGCTACGAGCCTATGAACCCAGTGTAAACGCCCAGTTTTATCATGAAGCTTCTACAGGTTTGTTGGTAGAAAGGCAATTTCGCTTTTGGCCCCTTTACCTCAACTTTCAAGGAGGAGGTTACCTGGGGTATGGCCTCATAGCTCAATATCAGCGATTGACCAATTCATTCAATCCCCTCGGAATAAATATCAGTGAAGGGGAATACGATTTCCTGAATCAGAGTCTTTTTTTCGGCTCGGATGGATCAAAAAAATTGAGCGTAAACGGTGGCCTGAACTGGGGAGAATACTTTGACGGGAAACTTCAAACCCTCAATCTCAACCTCCGCTTTGCCCCCATTCCTCATATCAGCCTGGGAACTCGATTCAATAGAAACCGCTTCCAAAATGTAGGGCAGGCACAAATTACGCGAACCATTGATCTATATGGGCTGGAAGGTCGCTTTGCAATAAATCCGCGTTTACAACTCTCGGCCTTCTTCCAGCACAATTCCAGCAATGACCTATACAATGTCAACATCCGATTCTCCTGGGAATACCAACCTTTGTCCTTTATCTACATTGTCTATAATCGACAGGACTTTCAGCTAGACGTGATTGACAGGCAATTGGAGAATCAGGTCATTGGCAAAATCAGTTTATTGCGCCAATTTTAA
- a CDS encoding M1 family metallopeptidase, which translates to MIIQDILNQISIPIPNKMQKLLKSIILLLCFACFMATPKAQDINLDVLNYDLTIEPDIEQESIEGELVICFKLQGKTESIRLDAHKLVIDQLKGLNVKSYRQLDSKLIVQLKQSHQKEQEISIRYHGNPKRGLIFNPLLNQAHTVYFTHDWMPCHFVPGDKSTFSIKLLLPPDKTCIASGELQEVVEKADKKLHKWEQNYETAPYTYGFATGSFTEVNEQYRGIRLNYYSSEQSKKELKKVFKETPNILQFFEEKSGIPYIQNAYSQVLIGLNYQEMSGLSVFSTSYPASVFKDSSEIHLTAHELAHQWWGNMITCENFGHFWLNEAFAVYMATAFNEHRFGKGKYEADIALYKSIYENLLKRRKDKALVFKKWESSRDNRNVIYYKGAYVLHMLREEMGDEAFWKGIKSYSKSYWGKSVKTEDFKKLMETAAGADLDVFFEEWVYEK; encoded by the coding sequence ATGATTATACAGGATATTTTGAATCAGATTAGCATTCCTATTCCCAACAAAATGCAAAAGCTCCTCAAATCTATTATTTTACTTCTGTGTTTTGCCTGCTTTATGGCCACCCCTAAGGCGCAGGATATAAATCTTGATGTCCTAAATTATGACTTGACAATAGAACCCGACATTGAGCAGGAATCTATAGAAGGTGAACTGGTCATTTGCTTTAAGCTTCAAGGAAAAACAGAGAGCATCCGCCTGGATGCCCATAAGCTTGTCATTGATCAACTAAAGGGCTTGAATGTAAAGTCTTATCGCCAACTTGATTCGAAATTGATCGTGCAACTCAAACAAAGTCATCAAAAAGAACAGGAAATAAGCATACGCTACCACGGGAATCCAAAAAGAGGGCTGATATTCAATCCCCTTTTGAATCAGGCGCATACGGTTTATTTTACACATGACTGGATGCCTTGCCATTTCGTTCCCGGCGACAAGTCAACATTTTCCATCAAGCTCCTCCTGCCTCCAGATAAAACATGCATTGCGAGTGGCGAATTACAGGAAGTAGTCGAAAAGGCTGACAAAAAGCTGCATAAATGGGAACAAAACTATGAAACCGCTCCTTATACCTATGGGTTTGCCACAGGATCATTCACAGAGGTCAATGAGCAATACAGGGGCATCCGCTTAAACTATTATTCCTCGGAGCAAAGTAAAAAAGAACTCAAAAAAGTCTTTAAAGAAACTCCCAATATCCTCCAATTCTTTGAGGAGAAAAGCGGCATTCCTTATATCCAAAATGCTTATTCTCAGGTATTGATCGGCTTGAATTACCAGGAAATGTCTGGCTTATCTGTATTCAGCACTTCCTATCCGGCTTCCGTTTTTAAAGACAGTTCTGAAATTCACCTCACTGCCCACGAACTAGCCCATCAATGGTGGGGCAATATGATTACATGTGAAAACTTTGGGCATTTTTGGCTCAATGAAGCCTTTGCCGTTTATATGGCAACGGCTTTTAATGAACATCGATTTGGAAAAGGAAAATACGAGGCAGATATAGCACTTTATAAAAGCATTTATGAAAATCTATTGAAAAGAAGGAAAGACAAAGCCCTGGTTTTTAAGAAATGGGAGTCTTCCCGAGATAATCGAAATGTTATTTACTATAAAGGAGCCTATGTATTGCACATGCTCCGGGAAGAAATGGGAGATGAAGCCTTTTGGAAGGGCATCAAATCATATAGCAAAAGTTATTGGGGAAAGTCTGTAAAAACAGAGGATTTCAAAAAGCTTATGGAGACTGCAGCTGGTGCTGATTTGGATGTTTTTTTTGAGGAATGGGTCTACGAGAAATAA
- a CDS encoding inositol monophosphatase family protein translates to MDLTQLKDIAIKAALSAGKVIQKHMNEEVLVEKKEAGNSYASQVVTKVDRACESVILAQLMPLCKEFDIALLSEETEDDGSRLEKDFFWCIDPMDGTLAFINKRPGFSVSIALVAKDGTPYLGVVFDPSTDTLYHAIKGQGAFKNGSLWEIKNTHEHLSYVTDKKLKDTPRAAEIESLLQKKAESLNLTEVKEISGAGAVLSAIRVLENGPACMLKFPKKELGGGSIWDYAATACIYQELKLSATNFEGGRLDLNRKDTTFMNQEGVFFANV, encoded by the coding sequence ATGGATCTGACACAGCTTAAAGATATCGCAATAAAAGCTGCACTTTCCGCAGGAAAAGTCATTCAGAAGCACATGAATGAGGAGGTATTGGTGGAGAAGAAGGAAGCGGGAAACAGCTATGCCTCTCAAGTCGTAACCAAGGTAGACAGAGCTTGTGAAAGTGTAATTCTTGCTCAGTTAATGCCCCTATGCAAGGAATTTGACATAGCCCTGCTGTCAGAAGAAACAGAAGATGATGGCAGTAGATTAGAGAAGGACTTTTTTTGGTGTATAGACCCAATGGATGGAACGCTCGCTTTCATCAATAAACGTCCGGGTTTTTCTGTATCGATCGCTTTGGTCGCAAAAGATGGGACTCCCTATTTGGGAGTAGTCTTTGATCCCAGCACGGATACTTTATACCATGCAATCAAGGGGCAGGGAGCCTTTAAAAACGGGAGCCTTTGGGAAATAAAAAATACACATGAGCATTTGAGTTATGTAACCGATAAGAAGCTGAAGGATACCCCCAGAGCCGCTGAAATAGAAAGCTTATTACAGAAAAAGGCAGAGAGCTTGAATCTGACGGAAGTAAAAGAAATTTCCGGAGCGGGTGCAGTATTGAGCGCCATTCGTGTACTCGAAAATGGCCCAGCCTGTATGTTGAAGTTTCCGAAAAAAGAACTTGGGGGCGGCAGCATCTGGGACTATGCTGCTACAGCTTGCATCTATCAGGAATTGAAGCTGAGCGCGACAAATTTTGAAGGAGGAAGATTGGACTTAAATAGAAAGGATACTACTTTCATGAACCAGGAAGGTGTCTTTTTTGCAAATGTATAG